The following nucleotide sequence is from Candidatus Acetothermia bacterium.
GGCTCATCCATGCTGCTGGCCCATACCGGATCCCTCACGTGAAGGTGGACGGGTACTCTGTGGCCACGAACACCGTCCCCTGCGGGGCGTTTCGCGGGTTCGGCTCGCCCCAGGTCATCTTCGCCCACGAGTCCCAGATGGACGAGCTCGCCCGGGAACTGGGGATGGACCCGCTCGCGCTTCGGCGCAAGAACGCCCTCCGGGTGGGGGACGAGACGGCCACCGGGCAGCGGCTCACCGAATCCGTAGGGCTCCCGGAGGCCATCGGCCGGGCCCGGGAGCTCTCCCGCTGGGACGAACTCCAGGATGAGGTGGCCGCGTTCAACGCCCAGGACCGGTTCCGCCGCCGCGGGCTGGGCGCCTCCACGGTGATGTACGGGGTGGGCATGGGCGCAAAAGCCCCGCTCCTCGATAAGGCCGGGGCGTACCTCAAGCTCGAGGCGGACGGCTCGGTGACCCTGGCCGTGGGAACCACGGAGATGGGCCAAGGGGCCCAGACCGTCCTTGCCCAGATCGCCGCCGAGGGCCTCGGCGTCCCGCTCGCCTCGGTTCAGGTCGCCCCGGTGGACACGTCCCGGGTGCCGGACTCCGGGCCCACCGTGGCCTCCCGCACCACCACCGTCCAAGGGATGGCCGTCCTCGACGCGGCTGAGAAGCTCCGGGCCCGCATCGTCGAGGCCGCGATGGAGATGCTCGGCTGTCCCAAGGTCGTCCCCGGCGACGCCCGCTTCCACGATGCGCGGGATCCAACCCGCTCGGTCTCCCTGGCCGAAATCGCCCGCTGGATGTGGGCCCACAACTGGGACATGGCCGCCTCCGGTTGGGCCGAGGCCCGGCCGGTGGATTGGGACGCCAAGACCGGCCTTGGCAACGCGTATTTCGTGTACGCCTACGCCTGCCACATCGCCGAGGTGGAGGTGGATCTCCTCACCGGGGAGGCCCGGGTGACCCGGTTCTGGGCGGTACACGACTCCGGGAAGATCGTGAACCCGGACACGGCCCGGGGCCAGGTGATCGGAGGGATCGCCCAGGGGATCGGGTACGCCCTGATGGAGGAGCTCCCGGCCGAGGAGGGGCGGATCCTGTACCCCACGTTCACCGCTTACCACATCCCCACGGCGATGGACATGCCGGATGAGCTCGTGGTCGAGTTCGTCGAGGCCTCATACTCAGGGGGGCCGTTCGGGGCCAAGGGCCTCGGGGAGGTTCCGCTGATGGCCTCCCACGCCGCGGTGGCGAATGCGCTCTCGGCGGCCACAGGAACGCGCCTCCGCGCCTATCCGGCGACGCCGGAGCGGGTGCTGGACCTCATCGGCCGCGGCGCATAACCGACATGGCCAGAAAGGGCACCCCGTCCACCGGGATTCTGGCCCTGGCCCACGGCCTGAACGACGGGTACGGAAGCTTCCTTTCCGCCCTCCTGCCCCTCCTCATCGACCGGCTGGGGATCTCCCTCGCGCTCGCTGGGCTCCTCTCCTCGGTCCGCACCGGCGTGGCCTCGTTCGCCCAGCCTCCGGTGGGGATGGCGGTGGACCGCGTTGGCGCGCGGTGGTTCGTCCTGGTGGGCCCGGCGTTGACCACCACCGCGATGTGCCTCCTCGGGGTGTTGCCCACCTATTGGGCGGTAGCCACGGCATTGGTGGCGGCCGGGGTGGGGACGGCTGCGTTCCACCCGGCGGCGGCGTCCCTGGTGGCCGCGCACGGAAACCGCCGGGGCATCACCATGGCCCTGTTCTCCGCCGGGGGGACGATCGGGACCGCGGTAGGCCCGCTGCTCATCGCCGCGGTGGTCGGCCGGTTCGCCATGTCCGCTACTCCAGCCCTGCTCCTCCCCGCATGGGCGCTGGTCGCC
It contains:
- a CDS encoding xanthine dehydrogenase family protein molybdopterin-binding subunit — protein: MARVKAPVEEAEQVVGKAAPRLDAEAKVRGQARYADDLAFPGMLYGKAIRSDRPHARILRLDLSQVAAHPKVACLVTPKDIPGENVVPIIYRDMPLLANGVVRYVGEPIALLAAETREAAEEAAALAQVAYEDLPAVFDPLEAIRPSAPQVAVPAAAEGGNVFNHMVIRKGDVERGFAEADVVVEGEYRVGYQEHAYLEPQGVIAVPEDGGITVYGTLQCPFYVQNAVAAVMGFPLAKVRIVQTATGGGFGGKEDVPSHLAAMAAVLAWKAGRPVKLVLPRDEDIATTSKRHPGLVRYRTGAKRDGTLTAVEVEFYYNAGAYQTLSSAVLWRGLIHAAGPYRIPHVKVDGYSVATNTVPCGAFRGFGSPQVIFAHESQMDELARELGMDPLALRRKNALRVGDETATGQRLTESVGLPEAIGRARELSRWDELQDEVAAFNAQDRFRRRGLGASTVMYGVGMGAKAPLLDKAGAYLKLEADGSVTLAVGTTEMGQGAQTVLAQIAAEGLGVPLASVQVAPVDTSRVPDSGPTVASRTTTVQGMAVLDAAEKLRARIVEAAMEMLGCPKVVPGDARFHDARDPTRSVSLAEIARWMWAHNWDMAASGWAEARPVDWDAKTGLGNAYFVYAYACHIAEVEVDLLTGEARVTRFWAVHDSGKIVNPDTARGQVIGGIAQGIGYALMEELPAEEGRILYPTFTAYHIPTAMDMPDELVVEFVEASYSGGPFGAKGLGEVPLMASHAAVANALSAATGTRLRAYPATPERVLDLIGRGA